Proteins encoded together in one uncultured Desulfosarcina sp. window:
- a CDS encoding type II toxin-antitoxin system Phd/YefM family antitoxin produces MEVSPSELRKNIYNLLDQVLETGIPIEIKRKGKKLKIIPSDPVSKFAKLDEHPDCIVGDPEELVHLDWSDDWNPNI; encoded by the coding sequence ATGGAAGTCAGCCCATCCGAACTCAGAAAAAACATCTATAACCTGCTTGATCAGGTTTTAGAAACGGGGATCCCAATAGAAATCAAACGCAAAGGAAAAAAATTAAAAATCATTCCTTCCGATCCTGTTTCAAAGTTCGCCAAATTGGATGAGCATCCCGATTGTATCGTCGGTGACCCCGAAGAATTGGTTCACCTGGACTGGTCCGACGACTGGAATCCAAATATATGA
- a CDS encoding response regulator, whose protein sequence is MRVLIVDDDAIVIQSCQRVLEAEGMEIRTARSVEEGEQALNRGDFDLMLTDIKMPGKDGFEMIARARRIRPDLPILMMSGYSVAETIEKSSQSGANHCIAKPFTPEELLEAVQHTIQENPKRFAIDGGTGK, encoded by the coding sequence ATGAGAGTACTGATCGTCGATGACGATGCCATCGTCATCCAAAGTTGCCAAAGGGTGCTGGAGGCGGAAGGGATGGAGATCCGCACGGCGCGCTCGGTGGAAGAAGGGGAACAGGCGTTGAATCGCGGGGACTTCGACCTCATGCTGACCGACATCAAGATGCCGGGGAAGGATGGATTCGAAATGATCGCCCGCGCCCGGCGGATTCGGCCGGACCTGCCCATTTTGATGATGAGCGGCTATTCGGTTGCAGAAACCATCGAAAAAAGCAGCCAATCGGGAGCCAATCACTGCATTGCCAAACCGTTTACACCGGAAGAATTACTGGAAGCCGTACAACATACGATTCAAGAGAACCCAAAACGCTTTGCTATCGATGGAGGGACTGGCAAATGA
- a CDS encoding PDDEXK nuclease domain-containing protein, whose translation MKELIQEIRELIRSARQTVIRSVDLIQVLTNFEIGRRIVEHEQGGAKRAAYGKGLLKELSMALTAEFGRGFSRSNLQNMRKFYLAYSERLSEKCQTSSGILPFSEKSQTSSGNLEVGGLPGTWRTVSAGFKSPFKLSWSQYVFLISIDNSDERSFYEIEATGGGWTLPELKRQFNSGLYERLALSRDKERMKQLACEGQLLTRTEDLLKEPYVLEFLGLDEKAKYSESDLESAIIDKLETFLLELGKGFLFEARQKRFTFDEEHFFVDLVFYNRLLRCYVLIDLKIGKLSHGDLGQMQMYVNYFDRFVKLTNEAPTVGILLCKKKHDALVEITLPKEANIHAREYQLYLPDKELLRRKLREWGKEVDK comes from the coding sequence ATGAAGGAATTAATCCAAGAAATCCGTGAACTGATTCGTTCCGCCCGCCAGACGGTAATACGCTCCGTCGATCTGATCCAAGTGCTGACCAACTTCGAAATCGGCCGCCGTATCGTCGAGCATGAACAAGGGGGCGCAAAGCGGGCGGCCTACGGCAAGGGACTGCTCAAGGAACTCTCCATGGCATTGACCGCTGAGTTTGGAAGGGGATTCTCCAGGTCGAATTTGCAGAACATGCGTAAATTTTATTTGGCTTACAGCGAACGGCTTTCTGAAAAATGCCAGACGTCATCTGGCATTTTGCCGTTTTCCGAAAAAAGCCAGACATCGTCTGGTAATTTGGAAGTTGGGGGGCTTCCAGGAACATGGCGAACGGTATCTGCCGGATTCAAATCCCCTTTCAAACTTAGCTGGTCACAGTATGTTTTCCTGATCTCCATCGACAACTCTGATGAGCGCAGCTTCTACGAAATTGAAGCCACCGGTGGCGGATGGACTCTCCCCGAGCTAAAACGCCAGTTCAATTCCGGCCTGTATGAACGGCTGGCCCTTAGCCGCGATAAAGAAAGGATGAAGCAACTGGCATGCGAAGGCCAGCTCCTCACCCGGACCGAGGATCTGCTCAAGGAACCCTATGTACTGGAATTTCTGGGTCTCGACGAAAAGGCGAAATATTCCGAGTCGGATCTGGAAAGCGCCATCATCGACAAGCTCGAAACCTTCCTGCTTGAACTGGGCAAAGGTTTTCTCTTCGAAGCCCGCCAAAAACGCTTCACTTTCGACGAGGAGCATTTTTTCGTCGATTTGGTTTTCTACAACCGGTTGCTACGCTGCTATGTCCTGATCGATCTGAAGATCGGAAAATTGAGCCACGGTGATCTCGGCCAGATGCAGATGTACGTCAACTATTTTGACCGATTTGTGAAATTGACGAATGAAGCGCCCACGGTTGGCATCCTGCTATGCAAAAAGAAGCACGATGCCCTGGTGGAAATCACCCTGCCCAAGGAAGCCAATATCCACGCCCGGGAATACCAGCTCTATTTGCCCGATAAGGAGTTGTTGCGCAGAAAACTGAGGGAATGGGGTAAAGAAGTTGACAAATAA
- a CDS encoding archease: protein MNRTYQLLDHTADLRMRVTGASRAELFQNAGLALADLICDPDTLTSTQTVGIDVTGDDPADLMVNFLRELLYLWTGKEKLVKMVSISEVSDTALAAHIAVANYDARRHTLLNEIKAVTYHQISVEPVEDGWQATVVFDI, encoded by the coding sequence ATGAACCGTACCTACCAGCTTCTTGACCACACCGCAGACCTGCGCATGCGCGTCACCGGCGCCAGCCGGGCCGAACTATTCCAGAACGCCGGCCTGGCCCTGGCCGACCTGATCTGCGATCCGGACACCCTGACATCGACGCAAACAGTCGGCATCGATGTCACCGGCGACGATCCGGCCGATCTGATGGTCAATTTCCTGCGCGAACTGCTCTACCTGTGGACCGGAAAAGAAAAACTGGTTAAGATGGTATCTATCTCCGAAGTTTCCGATACCGCACTGGCCGCACACATCGCTGTGGCGAACTATGACGCTCGGCGCCACACCCTTTTAAACGAGATCAAGGCGGTGACGTACCACCAGATCTCGGTGGAGCCGGTCGAGGACGGCTGGCAGGCGACCGTGGTGTTTGATATTTGA
- a CDS encoding PIN domain-containing protein yields the protein MIYLDTHVAIWLYAGKLDLISPNARQAMEDEPELLISPMVLLELDFLYEIERIRVDSDRIGTYLNQKIGLAVCDKSFELVCKTAAKQQWTRDPFDRLITAQAAIASNGLITKDRIIHEYYPQALW from the coding sequence ATGATCTACCTGGACACACACGTAGCGATATGGCTGTATGCCGGCAAACTCGATCTGATCAGCCCAAATGCCCGGCAAGCCATGGAAGATGAACCCGAGTTGCTGATCTCGCCGATGGTATTGCTGGAACTCGATTTTCTTTATGAAATTGAAAGAATTCGGGTGGATTCGGATCGGATCGGCACCTACCTGAACCAGAAAATCGGATTGGCGGTTTGTGATAAAAGCTTTGAACTGGTTTGCAAAACGGCTGCAAAGCAGCAATGGACAAGAGATCCTTTCGACCGGTTAATCACCGCGCAGGCAGCCATCGCATCGAACGGATTAATCACGAAAGATCGGATAATACATGAGTACTATCCACAGGCGTTGTGGTAA
- a CDS encoding RtcB family protein, producing the protein MELKAISPFCHEIPRTGDMRVPGRIFMSRRMAAGLSEEEALKQVANVATLPGILTAAMAMPDMHWGYGFPIGGVAAFDWKTGVISPGGVGYDINCGVRLAATGLEEKDIRPVAERLVTALFQNIPTGVGSTGSVKLSVKEEMKVLKQGGAWAVRQGLGDAADVERTEDGGCMAEADPSVISQRALERGLKQLGTLGSGNHFLEVGVVDEIFDEDAARAFGLFEKQITVLLHTGSRGLGYQVCDDALAFMNKHVKTLGIQLPDRQLSCAMIRSPEGERYFSAMACAANYAWANRQILLHRARETFQQVLGIGPRDLAMHQVYDICHNIAKRETHIVDGSPREVCVHRKGATRAFAPGHPAVPAIYRHVGQPILIPGDMGTASYVLAGTQKAMEESFGSTCHGAGRVLSRTAAKKQSKGRAIHRELADKGILVKWTGRSTLAEEMPDAYKDIDQVVESVHGAGISKKVARLRPLLVIKG; encoded by the coding sequence ATGGAACTCAAAGCAATCTCCCCTTTCTGCCACGAAATCCCCCGTACCGGCGACATGCGCGTGCCCGGCCGGATCTTCATGAGCCGTCGCATGGCCGCCGGACTGAGCGAGGAAGAAGCCCTCAAGCAGGTGGCCAACGTCGCTACCCTGCCCGGCATCCTCACCGCCGCCATGGCCATGCCCGACATGCACTGGGGCTACGGATTTCCCATCGGCGGGGTGGCGGCATTCGACTGGAAGACCGGCGTCATCTCCCCCGGCGGCGTGGGCTACGACATCAACTGCGGGGTGCGCCTGGCAGCGACCGGTCTGGAAGAAAAGGACATTCGCCCCGTGGCGGAGCGTTTAGTTACGGCCCTGTTTCAGAACATCCCCACCGGTGTGGGGTCCACGGGTTCGGTAAAATTGTCCGTCAAGGAAGAAATGAAAGTTTTAAAGCAGGGCGGGGCCTGGGCCGTGCGCCAGGGCCTGGGCGATGCCGCAGATGTGGAGCGCACCGAGGACGGCGGCTGCATGGCCGAAGCCGACCCGTCGGTGATCAGCCAGCGGGCACTGGAACGGGGTCTTAAACAGCTCGGCACCCTGGGTTCCGGCAATCATTTTCTGGAAGTAGGCGTGGTGGACGAGATCTTCGACGAGGATGCGGCCCGCGCCTTCGGACTGTTCGAAAAACAAATTACCGTTCTTCTGCATACCGGCTCACGGGGCCTGGGCTACCAGGTCTGTGACGACGCCCTGGCCTTCATGAACAAACACGTCAAGACGCTGGGCATCCAGCTGCCCGACCGACAACTCTCCTGCGCCATGATCCGCTCGCCGGAAGGAGAACGCTACTTTTCCGCCATGGCCTGCGCGGCCAACTATGCCTGGGCCAACCGCCAGATCCTTTTGCACCGCGCCCGGGAAACCTTCCAGCAGGTGCTGGGCATCGGCCCGCGGGATCTGGCCATGCACCAAGTCTATGATATCTGCCATAACATCGCCAAGCGGGAAACGCATATCGTGGACGGCAGCCCCCGGGAGGTCTGCGTGCATCGCAAAGGCGCCACGCGAGCCTTTGCCCCCGGCCATCCGGCGGTACCAGCGATTTATCGCCATGTAGGCCAGCCCATCCTCATCCCCGGCGACATGGGCACCGCCTCTTACGTCCTGGCCGGCACCCAAAAGGCCATGGAAGAGAGTTTCGGTTCCACCTGCCACGGCGCCGGGAGGGTGCTGAGCCGCACGGCCGCCAAAAAACAGAGCAAGGGACGCGCCATCCACCGGGAATTGGCCGACAAGGGCATCCTGGTCAAATGGACCGGCCGCAGCACCCTGGCCGAGGAGATGCCCGACGCCTACAAGGACATCGACCAGGTAGTGGAAAGCGTCCATGGGGCCGGCATCTCGAAGAAGGTTGCCCGGCTGCGGCCGCTTTTGGTAATCAAAGGGTAA
- a CDS encoding formate/nitrite family transporter translates to MTQTMLIIDDDMAVLTSCQRIFTEEGFEVTTTTNPLDGLELARSKAYTVILCDWHMPQLDGMDVVSRLQTLAPESAVVMISGFPSVDRATDAMKRGAMDYLPKPFTPEEITKTVNKAISEKVLQEKKTLGLFAKFMEQFPTQSVDDKGPKIIAETVAQTVGVAKATSPWLSLFVLGIMAGAYIGFGGLFSATVTFDLAPHVGVGLKKLIAGAAFSLGLMLVVIAGAELFTGNNLMVSSVITGRTTWQKVLAKWGLVYFANFIGSILLALLFYFSGLWKTGDSALGLVAVKTAYAKVHLTWGEAFIRAIGCNWLVCLAVWMALAARQTISKIFAIFFPIMGFVAIGFEHCVANMYFIPTGIFLSRWAGLAPAGIDVSTITWGAFVVNNLIPVTIGNIIGGAVFVGLGYWGAYLRPSR, encoded by the coding sequence ATGACACAAACGATGTTGATCATAGACGACGACATGGCGGTGCTGACATCCTGTCAGCGAATTTTCACCGAGGAGGGGTTTGAGGTTACCACAACGACCAATCCCCTGGATGGTCTGGAGCTTGCCAGAAGCAAAGCCTATACGGTCATCCTGTGCGACTGGCACATGCCGCAGCTCGACGGCATGGACGTGGTGTCGCGGCTTCAGACCCTGGCGCCGGAATCGGCGGTGGTGATGATCAGCGGCTTTCCCTCCGTGGACCGCGCCACCGATGCCATGAAACGGGGGGCCATGGACTATCTGCCCAAACCCTTTACCCCGGAGGAAATAACCAAAACCGTGAACAAGGCCATTTCGGAAAAAGTGCTTCAAGAGAAAAAGACGCTGGGATTGTTCGCCAAGTTCATGGAGCAGTTCCCCACCCAGAGCGTGGACGACAAGGGACCCAAAATTATCGCCGAAACCGTAGCCCAAACCGTGGGGGTGGCCAAGGCGACCTCCCCCTGGCTCTCCCTTTTTGTCCTGGGGATCATGGCCGGGGCTTACATCGGGTTTGGCGGCCTTTTTTCCGCCACGGTGACTTTTGACCTGGCGCCGCATGTGGGGGTCGGCCTGAAAAAGCTGATTGCCGGAGCGGCCTTCAGCCTGGGCCTGATGCTGGTGGTCATCGCCGGGGCCGAGCTGTTCACCGGCAACAACCTTATGGTTTCCAGCGTGATCACCGGCCGGACCACCTGGCAGAAAGTACTCGCCAAGTGGGGCCTGGTTTACTTCGCCAATTTCATCGGTTCGATTCTGCTGGCGCTGTTGTTTTACTTTTCGGGGCTCTGGAAAACGGGCGACAGCGCCTTGGGGCTGGTGGCGGTAAAGACCGCCTATGCCAAGGTGCACCTAACTTGGGGCGAAGCCTTCATCCGAGCCATTGGGTGTAACTGGCTGGTTTGCCTGGCCGTGTGGATGGCTCTGGCAGCCCGGCAGACGATCAGTAAAATCTTCGCCATTTTCTTTCCCATCATGGGCTTCGTGGCCATCGGCTTCGAGCACTGCGTCGCCAATATGTACTTCATTCCCACGGGCATCTTCCTCAGCCGATGGGCCGGATTGGCTCCTGCCGGGATCGATGTGTCCACCATCACCTGGGGGGCGTTCGTGGTCAACAACCTGATTCCCGTGACCATCGGCAATATTATTGGTGGGGCCGTATTTGTGGGGTTGGGCTATTGGGGGGCTTATTTGCGGCCGTCGCGGTAG